In one window of uncultured Acetobacteroides sp. DNA:
- a CDS encoding flavodoxin — translation MKIKFILVALAGMLMVYSGAEAQSNTKSKRVLVAYFSHSGNTRVIAQYIQEISGGDLFEIVPVKQYPTDYNSVVDQAKKEINAGYKPALKSKLASIDRYDVIFIGSPNWWSTIAPPVSTFLSSFNFSGKTIIPFITHEGSRMGRSVIDIKKLCPQSTVLEGYACRGSNVKDAHDEVANWLQKINMVKK, via the coding sequence ATGAAAATCAAATTTATTTTAGTAGCATTAGCGGGTATGCTAATGGTTTACTCAGGAGCAGAAGCCCAATCCAATACCAAATCAAAGAGAGTCTTAGTTGCATACTTTTCTCATAGCGGGAATACTCGTGTTATTGCCCAATATATTCAGGAAATTAGTGGCGGAGATCTTTTCGAAATAGTTCCTGTCAAGCAATACCCAACCGATTATAATTCAGTTGTCGATCAAGCAAAGAAGGAGATCAATGCAGGATACAAACCCGCATTGAAGTCTAAACTCGCCAGTATTGATCGCTATGATGTCATTTTTATAGGATCGCCTAACTGGTGGAGTACCATCGCTCCCCCAGTTTCTACCTTTCTGTCTTCCTTTAACTTTAGTGGTAAGACTATTATACCATTTATCACCCATGAGGGAAGCCGAATGGGACGAAGCGTGATCGATATAAAAAAGCTCTGCCCTCAATCAACTGTATTGGAAGGCTACGCATGCCGAGGTAGCAATGTGAAAGATGCACATGACGAAGTGGCGAACTGGCTACAAAAAATAAATATGGTTAAGAAATAG
- a CDS encoding site-specific integrase, with protein sequence MTQKQPIAVLFYIRKAKSTKSRMAPIYMRITVNGKRAEISLQRDVEISKWNSAAGMVTGSSEAAKSLNQYITYWKQRTYDAQESLIKDDKLTTAAAIKQLLTGGSVTQKTLMEVFTFHNDRLKERVGVDHAAATLTRYQTTKDHVLEFMQAKYGSSDIYLSHLGKGFAADFYHYLITVRNCNTNTSAKYVKNLKRITRFALLNEWIDRDPFMGFSPAVKPVERGYLTMEELELIEDKKMVSPRLEQVKDLFIFACYTGLAYIDVANLKPENISKGINGSLWINTHRQKTNVPSNIPLLTKAAEIIEKYRNHPQTVTSGRLLPVLSNQKLNAYLKEIGDVCGITKKLTFHLARHTFATTITLTNGVSIESVSAMLGHTNIKTTQIYAKVVQKKVAEDMEMLARKLSAHGRSNVAKKSKN encoded by the coding sequence ATGACACAAAAACAGCCAATTGCCGTGCTCTTCTACATTCGTAAAGCCAAGAGCACCAAAAGTAGGATGGCGCCCATCTACATGCGCATCACCGTTAACGGCAAAAGAGCCGAGATCTCCCTTCAGCGTGACGTAGAGATTAGCAAGTGGAACTCTGCAGCCGGAATGGTAACCGGTAGCAGCGAAGCCGCTAAATCCCTCAACCAGTACATCACCTACTGGAAGCAGCGAACCTACGATGCGCAGGAGTCGCTCATCAAGGATGACAAGCTGACTACCGCAGCGGCCATCAAGCAGCTGCTAACGGGAGGTTCAGTGACTCAGAAAACGCTTATGGAGGTGTTCACCTTCCACAACGACAGGCTTAAGGAGCGCGTTGGGGTAGACCATGCCGCCGCCACCCTTACCCGCTACCAAACCACCAAGGACCACGTGCTCGAGTTCATGCAGGCCAAGTACGGCTCCAGCGACATCTACCTTTCCCACCTGGGCAAAGGGTTTGCCGCCGACTTCTACCACTACCTCATAACCGTTCGTAATTGCAACACCAACACCTCCGCCAAGTACGTCAAAAACCTCAAGCGAATCACCCGCTTTGCCCTCCTCAACGAGTGGATAGACCGAGATCCCTTCATGGGATTCTCCCCAGCGGTTAAGCCCGTTGAGCGCGGCTACCTTACCATGGAGGAGCTGGAGCTCATCGAGGACAAGAAGATGGTTTCCCCCAGGCTCGAGCAGGTGAAGGACCTCTTCATCTTTGCCTGCTACACCGGGCTAGCCTACATCGACGTAGCCAACCTCAAACCCGAAAACATCTCCAAGGGCATCAACGGCTCCCTCTGGATTAACACCCACCGCCAGAAGACCAACGTTCCCTCCAACATCCCGCTGCTCACAAAGGCAGCAGAAATTATAGAGAAATACCGCAACCATCCGCAGACGGTTACCTCCGGCAGGCTGCTGCCCGTGCTCAGCAACCAGAAGCTCAACGCCTACCTCAAGGAGATCGGCGACGTGTGCGGCATCACCAAAAAACTCACCTTTCACCTAGCCCGCCACACCTTCGCCACCACCATTACCCTAACCAACGGCGTGTCCATCGAGTCGGTCAGCGCCATGCTCGGCCACACCAACATCAAGACCACCCAAATCTACGCCAAGGTGGTGCAGAAAAAGGTGGCAGAGGACATGGAAATGCTGGCACGAAAGCTTAGCGCTCATGGCAGAAGCAACGTAGCCAAAAAGTCAAAGAATTAA
- a CDS encoding helix-turn-helix transcriptional regulator, whose protein sequence is MDDILKLDNISQYNSMRGVETLHPLVSVVDMSKANPTKSLRINFGFYCVFLKDVKCGELKYGCNYYDYQEGTLVFVAPGQVVGINSNDIVEPKGWALLFHPDLIRGTSLGHNIKNYSFFSYEVNEALHLSEKERQIIIDCLLKIDYELRQSIDTHSKTLIANNIELLLNYCMRFYDRQFITRSNVNKDILQKFENLLNEYFSSEIPQRLGLPTVKYCAEKIHLSANYFGDLIKKETGKSAQEYIQLKLIDIAKERVFDTSKSIGEIAYELGFKHSQHFSRMFKNETGYTPNQYRLLN, encoded by the coding sequence ATGGACGATATTCTTAAATTGGATAATATTAGTCAGTACAACTCGATGAGAGGAGTTGAGACGCTCCATCCATTGGTTAGTGTAGTTGATATGTCGAAGGCAAACCCTACCAAGAGTTTACGCATAAACTTTGGATTTTACTGTGTGTTTTTGAAGGATGTAAAATGCGGAGAACTTAAATATGGATGTAACTACTATGATTATCAAGAAGGAACTTTGGTTTTTGTAGCTCCAGGACAGGTTGTAGGCATTAACAGCAATGACATAGTAGAACCCAAAGGTTGGGCTTTACTATTTCATCCTGATTTAATTCGTGGAACTTCGTTAGGTCATAACATTAAGAATTACTCATTCTTCTCTTACGAGGTAAATGAAGCGCTCCACCTATCAGAAAAAGAAAGGCAAATCATTATCGACTGCCTTCTTAAAATCGATTATGAACTAAGGCAATCAATAGACACGCACAGTAAAACGCTTATTGCAAACAATATAGAACTGTTGCTTAATTATTGCATGCGCTTTTACGATCGTCAGTTCATTACTCGAAGTAATGTTAATAAAGATATCTTGCAAAAGTTTGAGAACTTGCTAAATGAATATTTTAGTTCAGAAATACCCCAAAGATTAGGGTTGCCAACTGTAAAATATTGTGCAGAAAAGATTCACCTATCTGCAAACTATTTTGGGGATTTAATAAAGAAGGAAACTGGTAAATCCGCTCAAGAGTATATTCAATTGAAATTAATTGATATTGCCAAGGAGAGAGTATTTGATACAAGCAAATCTATAGGTGAGATAGCCTATGAGTTAGGTTTCAAGCATTCACAGCACTTTAGTCGTATGTTTAAAAACGAAACAGGTTATACTCCAAATCAATATAGGCTATTAAATTAA
- a CDS encoding aldo/keto reductase, with product MKRRKLGSSDLEVSAIGFGCMGLNFAYSHKLEKTESIKLIRAAFENGVTLFDTAEMYGPYTNEELVGEALAPFRDQVVIASKFGIKFDDGKQVQDSSPAQIRKSVEGSLKRLNTDVIDLYYQHRVDINTPIEIVAETIKELVKEGKIKHWGLSEAGVNTIRRAHAVHPIAAVQSEYSLWWRRPEEQLIPTLEELGISLVPFSPLGKGFLTGKIGTDAKFESGDFRSIVPRFTPNNLEANQGLVNLLFAFSQQKGVTPAQIALAWLLAQKPFIVPIPGTTKLHRLIENTIAANVVLSSNELAEIHSALANIKIAGERYPEELEKRTNL from the coding sequence ATGAAGAGACGAAAACTTGGAAGTAGCGACTTAGAGGTGTCTGCCATTGGATTTGGCTGTATGGGGCTAAACTTTGCTTACAGCCACAAACTTGAAAAAACGGAGAGCATTAAATTAATTAGGGCTGCTTTTGAAAATGGAGTAACCTTATTTGACACCGCTGAGATGTATGGTCCCTACACGAACGAGGAGTTGGTCGGTGAAGCATTAGCTCCATTTCGTGATCAGGTCGTCATCGCTTCTAAATTCGGCATTAAATTCGATGATGGGAAACAGGTACAGGATAGTTCTCCTGCACAGATCAGAAAATCAGTTGAAGGATCTTTAAAACGTCTAAATACGGATGTCATTGATCTGTACTACCAGCACAGGGTTGATATAAATACTCCAATCGAAATTGTTGCAGAGACTATAAAAGAACTTGTAAAGGAGGGAAAGATAAAGCACTGGGGGCTTTCGGAAGCTGGCGTAAACACCATACGTAGGGCTCATGCTGTTCATCCAATAGCTGCCGTTCAAAGTGAATATTCCTTGTGGTGGCGTCGACCTGAAGAACAGCTTATTCCTACCTTAGAAGAGTTAGGAATAAGTTTGGTTCCTTTCAGCCCTCTAGGTAAAGGTTTTCTTACTGGAAAAATTGGCACTGACGCTAAGTTTGAAAGCGGAGATTTCAGGAGTATCGTTCCCAGATTTACACCAAACAACCTCGAAGCAAACCAAGGTTTAGTTAATCTTCTCTTTGCTTTCTCCCAACAGAAGGGAGTTACACCTGCGCAAATAGCGCTTGCCTGGCTACTTGCACAAAAACCATTCATTGTTCCAATTCCTGGAACAACAAAACTGCACCGCCTAATAGAAAATACCATTGCTGCAAATGTAGTGCTTTCTTCGAATGAGTTAGCCGAGATACATTCAGCCTTAGCGAACATAAAGATCGCTGGTGAGCGTTATCCTGAAGAACTTGAAAAACGAACAAATCTATAG
- a CDS encoding RteC domain-containing protein, whose translation MNTFLDQKCKELKTEMSREDLQDGIAMEAHQQALSFAVGILLEVNTYLRTHPFPNTESEIAFYKYTCPYMLSEIFFHQQVLNHISQKQYCGDSSTYKAHCKRTLTSIKSFLNTHNELLCYRTSGHTNLDTVYFLSTSKQQPKLFEEALFFLGSASINGNSVIVGKGIAFVRVKLLLKQELSRLENPKIYTDVLPSRQFSAELSWTSPKVNLVELAYALHAEGCINKGGCDISQIMSVLEAAFNVDVGNYYDSYSSIKQRRNPTQFIGRLQEKLNQKVEESLSV comes from the coding sequence ATGAATACCTTTCTTGACCAAAAATGTAAGGAGCTAAAAACGGAGATGAGCCGGGAGGATCTTCAGGATGGCATTGCGATGGAGGCCCATCAGCAAGCGCTAAGCTTTGCGGTGGGCATACTCTTAGAAGTTAACACCTACCTGCGCACCCATCCCTTTCCCAACACCGAATCCGAAATCGCCTTCTACAAGTATACCTGCCCGTACATGCTATCCGAGATCTTCTTTCACCAGCAGGTGCTCAACCACATCTCCCAAAAGCAGTACTGCGGCGACAGCTCCACCTATAAGGCGCACTGCAAGCGAACGCTCACTTCTATCAAGTCCTTTCTTAATACCCATAACGAGTTGCTCTGCTACAGGACATCGGGCCACACCAACCTCGATACGGTGTACTTTCTGAGCACCTCCAAGCAGCAGCCGAAGCTTTTCGAGGAGGCGCTCTTCTTTTTGGGTAGCGCATCCATCAACGGCAACTCGGTCATCGTTGGCAAGGGAATTGCCTTTGTTCGGGTTAAATTGCTGCTAAAACAGGAGCTCAGCAGGCTTGAAAATCCTAAAATTTATACCGATGTATTACCGAGTCGGCAATTTTCTGCGGAGCTGTCATGGACGAGCCCCAAGGTGAACCTGGTGGAGCTGGCCTACGCCCTCCATGCGGAAGGCTGCATAAACAAAGGTGGCTGCGATATTTCTCAAATAATGAGCGTTTTAGAGGCCGCCTTTAACGTCGATGTGGGGAACTACTACGATAGCTACTCCAGCATCAAGCAGCGGAGGAATCCGACGCAGTTCATCGGCCGCCTGCAGGAGAAGCTGAACCAAAAAGTTGAGGAAAGCCTAAGCGTGTAA
- a CDS encoding aldo/keto reductase produces the protein MKYVKLGNTGLDVSKICLGMMSFGKPGNENGLFPWAKNFEDAKPIFKKAIELGVNFFDTANIYQMGSSEEVTGKLIKEFGLDRDDIVVATKVRMDMRPGKPNGGGLSRKEIMSEIDKSLKRLQLDYVDLYQIHRLDPLTPMEEIMEALHDVVKSGKVRYIGASTMYAWEFERMQNIAEKNGWTKFVSMQNQYNLIYREEEREMIPLCQDRKVAIIPWSPLAGGRVAHPWGTKTSRVEIDEVSKWVWDGTNALDKVVVDNLERIAKECGVSMAQTALAWMLSKPFVTSPIVGTTSVHHVEEAVAALDIQLSVDEIAALEKPYVNHPVLGMM, from the coding sequence ATGAAGTACGTTAAGTTAGGTAATACAGGTTTGGATGTATCCAAGATCTGTCTGGGTATGATGAGTTTCGGGAAACCAGGTAATGAAAACGGTCTTTTCCCTTGGGCAAAGAATTTTGAAGACGCTAAACCGATTTTCAAAAAAGCAATTGAGTTGGGTGTCAATTTTTTCGATACTGCCAATATCTATCAAATGGGATCAAGCGAGGAAGTGACTGGTAAATTGATCAAAGAGTTTGGATTGGATAGAGACGACATTGTGGTTGCAACAAAAGTTAGAATGGATATGCGCCCAGGTAAGCCCAATGGCGGAGGTCTTTCCCGTAAAGAAATTATGAGTGAAATTGATAAGAGTCTGAAGCGTTTACAGTTGGATTATGTTGATCTTTATCAGATCCATCGTTTAGATCCCCTTACTCCTATGGAAGAGATTATGGAAGCTCTTCATGATGTAGTTAAAAGTGGTAAAGTAAGATATATTGGTGCTTCTACCATGTACGCATGGGAATTCGAACGAATGCAAAATATTGCAGAAAAAAACGGTTGGACAAAATTTGTTTCCATGCAAAATCAATACAACCTGATATATCGTGAGGAAGAGCGTGAAATGATTCCGTTGTGTCAGGATCGCAAAGTGGCAATTATCCCTTGGAGCCCACTTGCTGGTGGACGCGTTGCACACCCTTGGGGTACTAAAACTTCTCGTGTTGAGATTGACGAAGTTTCAAAATGGGTTTGGGATGGCACAAATGCATTGGACAAAGTTGTAGTAGATAACTTGGAGAGGATTGCTAAAGAATGTGGTGTGTCAATGGCACAAACTGCTCTGGCTTGGATGCTTAGCAAACCATTTGTAACATCTCCTATTGTTGGTACAACATCTGTACACCATGTTGAAGAGGCTGTTGCCGCTCTTGATATTCAACTTTCTGTTGATGAGATTGCTGCACTTGAAAAACCCTATGTAAATCATCCCGTTTTAGGTATGATGTAA
- a CDS encoding helix-turn-helix domain-containing protein, producing MGQNTTTPIQPLQRLSRDQIATTGDLLALKNELIEEIKDLLKVRQNSPQKPWLKSADVRRMLSISDGTLQTLRINGTIPYTKIGGAIYYAYEDIVKLMEENRIHNR from the coding sequence ATGGGACAGAACACTACTACACCTATTCAACCGTTACAGCGGCTCAGCCGCGATCAAATTGCCACCACCGGCGATCTTTTAGCCCTCAAAAATGAGCTAATCGAGGAGATTAAGGATCTACTAAAGGTTAGGCAAAATTCACCGCAAAAACCATGGCTAAAATCGGCGGACGTTCGCCGTATGCTCAGCATCTCCGACGGCACCCTGCAAACGCTCCGCATCAACGGTACCATTCCCTACACCAAGATCGGTGGCGCCATCTACTACGCCTACGAGGATATCGTGAAGCTCATGGAGGAGAACCGCATCCATAACCGCTAA
- a CDS encoding carboxymuconolactone decarboxylase family protein, giving the protein MDSFYAKGVEAPSQYFVGKVWVNININQNDNYNSMIGTVNFEPSARTNWHTHASGQILFVIDGVGYYQEKGKPVQIIRKGDVVKIPKNVIHWHGASHSNSMTHIAIVTDLDKDQTDWLEPVSDKEYDNGDQALQESTKATSLTETAIKNHHELWPNYISKAKQTDPELVEVFDNFAFDEVISHSNIDTKTRVMTIMASTIASQALTEYKMFVNAALNVGVTPVEVKEIIYQAIPYVGIAKVIDFLYATNEILIERGIALPLDGQSTTTPETRLEAGLALQKSIFGNMIDKLYEQSPKNQLHIQRFLSDNCFGDYLTRKGLDVKTRELLTFSMLISMGGAESQVKGHIQGNISVGNNKETLIGVATQLLPYIGYPRTLNALNSINELTAK; this is encoded by the coding sequence ATGGATTCATTTTATGCTAAAGGGGTTGAGGCTCCCTCTCAATATTTTGTAGGCAAAGTCTGGGTTAATATAAATATAAACCAGAACGATAACTACAACTCGATGATTGGGACGGTAAATTTTGAGCCAAGTGCCAGAACAAATTGGCATACACATGCTAGCGGACAAATACTTTTTGTAATCGATGGAGTTGGTTACTACCAAGAGAAAGGGAAGCCGGTACAGATCATTCGAAAGGGTGATGTGGTGAAAATTCCTAAAAATGTAATTCATTGGCATGGAGCCTCTCATAGTAATTCGATGACTCACATTGCCATTGTGACTGACCTCGATAAAGACCAAACAGATTGGTTAGAACCTGTATCAGACAAGGAGTACGATAACGGGGATCAAGCCCTACAGGAATCCACAAAGGCTACAAGCCTTACAGAAACCGCCATAAAAAATCACCATGAGCTTTGGCCCAACTACATTTCAAAAGCAAAGCAAACCGACCCTGAATTAGTTGAGGTGTTCGACAACTTTGCATTCGACGAAGTTATTAGCCATAGCAACATCGATACAAAAACACGTGTTATGACGATTATGGCTTCAACCATTGCATCACAAGCACTAACAGAGTATAAGATGTTTGTCAATGCAGCCCTTAATGTTGGGGTTACGCCAGTAGAAGTCAAGGAGATCATCTACCAAGCCATTCCTTATGTAGGCATTGCCAAAGTGATTGATTTTCTCTATGCTACCAACGAAATACTTATTGAACGAGGAATAGCGTTGCCATTGGACGGACAATCTACCACTACTCCCGAAACAAGGCTAGAAGCAGGTCTCGCTTTGCAAAAGAGCATATTTGGCAACATGATCGACAAACTGTATGAGCAATCCCCAAAAAATCAGCTGCACATTCAGCGCTTCTTGTCCGACAACTGTTTCGGTGACTATTTAACACGAAAAGGGCTTGATGTAAAAACTCGCGAGTTACTCACCTTTTCCATGCTAATTAGCATGGGAGGGGCAGAATCGCAAGTTAAAGGACATATTCAGGGAAATATCAGTGTGGGCAACAACAAGGAAACCTTAATAGGTGTAGCAACACAGCTTCTTCCTTACATCGGGTATCCAAGAACACTGAATGCCCTTAATTCAATTAATGAATTAACAGCCAAATAA